TTGGATAACCTTCCCGTGACAGACATTGCAGCCACTTTTGCCCCGACGATAGCTGCCTTGATCCTTGTGTACAGGGAGGAGAAGCTTTTTGGGGTGCGGAAGCTCTTGAGGAGAACCTTCGATTATAAGAGGATCACACGAAAGATCTGGTATATTCCCATCATTTTTTTGATGCCGCTCATCTACGTGTTGACCTACTGGATAATGCGTCTTGTGGGG
The genomic region above belongs to Desulfomonilia bacterium and contains:
- a CDS encoding CPBP family intramembrane glutamate endopeptidase, whose amino-acid sequence is MNTGASSKRSPVLFFTLVYALSIPFWVLNIIFPIKLPLDNLPVTDIAATFAPTIAALILVYREEKLFGVRKLLRRTFDYKRITRKIWYIPIIFLMPLIYVLTYWIMRLVG